GGTGCAATTTTAGATTCCACCATTGCGCATTATTTAAAACAATACCCAAGCACACCTAATGCAATTATTTTAGGTTGCACACATTTTCCACTTATTGCAAATTCCATTGCAAACTTCTACTCCAATAAGCCATTGCTTATCCACTCTGGTGAAGCAATTATGGAATATTTGCAAAACTTTTACACCTTGCAATCTTTCAAAGAGACTCCAAAAGTTAAGTTTTATGCAAGCGATTATGTAGAGAACTTGGAAAAAATAGCTAATCTTTGGCTTAAAAAGTGATTTTATACTTCACGCCTGCCTTTGTGCTATCATCGCCCTTTTTGTTATTTTCCCGTTCAACATAAGTAGTAAAGTTTTTAAAAGGTGAGTATCCCACACCATATTTCCAAGTGCGTTCATCTATCAAATCATCATTTTGCACCAAACTTTGTTCAAAATACAATTTTTTCAAGGATTTGTGCTGGATTCTGTGTTTTGCCCCATAGCTACCACTCCACATTTGAGAAGTTGGATTGTGATTAATGCCACCAAGTAATTCTAAAGTATTAATTTTATCCTTATGCACGCGATATACAAGATTAAAATCACCCCCTATTCCACTTTCATTTTGCGTTGCTACACCATCAAGATGAATCTCAAGATTGATTACATCACTTTTATTGCTTTGTCTTATTGTTTCTTTAATATAATCACTAAGCAATGTTGAAACCTTATCAAATCCAGCACCCACAACATATTCATTAAACATATCTTCTGTTTCTAAATCAAAATCTTCTTTTGATTTAGATTGTTTTTTGACTTGAAAATTATTTATTACTACTTTATCGCTACTTAAAGCCGGTAATGGAATCCCAAAACGATCTCCTAGTGGCTTAAATGCTTCAAGAGGATTCTTTCTTTTGATATCAAGTTTTAAATATTGTGCAATATCACTTTTTAGCTTTATGGGAGCATTTTGCGCAAAAGAAAAAGAAAAAATAAAAATAAAAATAAAAATAAAAATCCACAACACTTTCATCTTATCAGTTTATCAAAAATTTATAAATCATTAGAAAATATTAATATTGCAACTCTTTAATCTTTTGTAAAAATTGCTCCAAATCCTCAGCCTTTGCTTCCACCTTTAAGCTCACTCCATTGCTCAAAAACTCTTTTTTAACGATTTGGATTCCAACTTTTTTTGCCAAATATTCCACCTGTGCAAAAAGTGCAAAATCTATCGTAATTTGCGCATTTTCTTTTGGAATATACAACGCAAGCCTACCAGAAACTTTTGCCGCTAATACAGCATCTTTTGCACCTTGTGTATAAGCACGCACAAGCCCACCTGTGCCTAAAAGCGTTCCACCAAAATAACGGATAGTTAGCAACCCACACTCTATCAACCCATACCCACGCAAAACCTTAAGTGTAGGCATTCCTGAAGTCCCTTTAGGCTCTCCATCATCACTAAAGCTCTCTTCAATTTGCCCTTTATCATTTAAAAAACGCGAAGCAGTTACAAAATGCACAGCCTTGGGATGCTTTTGGCGCATTTTTAGATTCCAACTTTCCACTTCTATTTTTGGAATCACATAGGAAATGAAGCTTGAACCTTTTACTTCAAAACTAGACTCCACAATTTCTAAGGGATAATATAAATCTTCCATTAATTGCGCTTAAGCTCTCCATTGGCATAGGCTATAATTTTTTTATATATAAAATCCAATCCCACAATCTCACAAACTGCGCCTTTTACAATTGCTTGTTTTGGCATTCCAAATACGACACAACTCGCTTCATCTTGCGCAATTGTATAAGCCCCATTGTCATACAATTCTTTAATCCCTATACTTCCATCATCTCCCATTCCTGTAAGAATAATCGCTAATGCCACCTTTCCTGCTACATTATTTAAGCTTCTAAACATCACATCAACACTAGGACAATGGCGTGAAATACGGATTCCATCTTGCGCCCTTGCATAATAATCATTTCCATGCCTATCAAGTAACATATGAAACCCACCGGGTGCTAAGTACGCACAAGAATCTCGCAAAAGCACTCTTTCATTCACTTCAAAAACATCTAATTTGGAATTTATGTTTAAGCGATTTGCAAAGGAAGTGGAAAAACCGCCTGGAATATGCTGTGTAATAATAATAGGAGGTAGATTGCGCGGAAGTTGGTTTAAAATCTTAGCAATCGCATCAACACCGCCTGTGCTTGCCCCAATAGCAATAATGCGTTTCCCATCGCCTTTATAGGGCGTAGATTTTAATAATTTATCCGGATGATATTTCTCGCTTATATTTGCCTTAAGCACCCTATTCTGCCACCTTTACAAAGATATTCTGCCCCAGTCTATCCACCTTTGGAGCAAGTCCTAAAATACTTTCACTATGCCCTAAATACAAGGTTCCACCAAGTTTTAGACGAGAAAAGAGCTTGTGCAAAATCTGTTCTTGATCTTCAACCTTAAAATAAATCAATACATTACGACAAAAAATAATATCAAACTCTTTTGCGCCAAAAGGATAATTTGGAGCATAAAGATTATGCTGCTTAAAGGTTAGAATCTTTTTTAGATTCTGTTTTGCATTCATACTAATTTCACGATCATTGAGTCTTGTAATATCAAAATATTCTTTCAACTCTAACCAAGTTGGCAAAGGATTTAAGCGAGTATCCACAATATAATTTCCATTTCTAGCCACTTCCAGTACAGAAGTATCAATATCAATAGCTTGCACGCTCACTTGTGTATTTGATTTGTAAATTTCTTTTGCAAAAAGCAAGGTTGCTGCAATAGAGTAAGGCTCCTCACCCGTAGAGCTTGCCGAACAAAGCACCTTAAAAGGCTCATCATCTTGCAAGCGTTGAGACAAGATTCTATCTACCATATCTTTAAAATGGAATCCCTCTCTGAAGAAATCTGTCTTATTTGTTGTAAAAGCATTAATAAAATCTTGTTTAAATTGTCCGCGCCTTAGTGCAATAAAAAAAGCTGTATAATCTTGTATATCAAGATCTCGTGAAAGTTTATCAAGACGATTTTTAATTGTAGAATCTTTATTTGCTGGCATATGAATTCCAGCAAATTTATAAATTAACTCGCGCGCTTGATTAATATCCTCTTGATTAATAAGTGGTGGCATATCTTCCCTCTCCCTAGCCCTTTTCTTTTTTGTAAGCTTCTTGCCAAGCCTTTGGCGTTAATGTATCTTGCACCTGCCCGATTGCTTGATATTCTTTGTAATAATCTTCCACAAAGGATAGAATCTTAGAATCCTTTGGCTTGTAATTACCTTTAGAGTCTTTTTTTACATAATACTCTAAAAACAAACTTGCATCTTGCTTATTTAAATACACGCTAATTAATTGATTATAAACTTCTAAGTATCTTTGCTCCAAAACTTTAAGATTTGCTTTATTCAAATCAATTCCTAAAGCAACACCATTCTCAAAACTTCCTTTATAAGACAAAACTTTAGAATCAAAAAGCACTTGCAAATGGATAAGTCCCTCGCAATAATACGGTAATACTTCATCTTCTTGCATCCAAGCAATCAAGCCAACAGCACGCGCAATCATATTGCAAACCAATTCTTTTAAAAGTGGCTTTTGCTCTCTTGTGAAATAATATGCCAGACCGCCCATTGTTGCCTTAAATTCTTCAATATTTTTAAATTGTCCCTTTGCATTCATTTGCAATTCACTATCTAAATCCACCCACAAAATATGCCCAAACTCGTGTCCTATGGTAGAAATCTCATACACCCTATACCAATCTTGTTCCCTAAAATACAGCAACTCTCTGTTAAAATCTAAAAATTCTTTTGGGAAAGTTTTACTTGAAAGCAACATAAAAGGCTTTGCCAAAGATAACTCACGCACACGATCAGGAAAATAAAAAATCTTTTTGCCATATTTTGCACTCACTTTTTCATCATTTGGCACAACTTGCGCACTAAAAAGCCCATTTAACTCTGCCCCATAAAACAACAAAGGCATTCCCCCATAATTCTGCGTTTTTGATAAAGATTGCTTCACGCAATTTTCAATAGAATCTTTAAAAAGCGTATGCTTAAATTGCTTGCTATATTCTATATAAAAGTCCCATATTAGCTCTTTTGAGAGTTTAAAGTCTGCATTTGCACTAGGCTCTAGTAAATCCACACCATTATAAATTCTAGCAATCCTTAAATCCCACTCTGGCGCAACAGCCTTTCTAAAATGGTCTTCATAATATTCTAAAGGATGTCCAATTTGCAAAGGTGTGGAGATCTGCATCCAAGCTTTATCCACAAGTCTCCAAGATTCCAATAATAAGCTAGTATCCCTTTGCATTAGGGCATTTTGGAGTGCTTTTAAATATGCAATATGCGCTTCTTTTTGCTCTAAGGGTGGACAAACTTCTTCTAAGCCTTCAAGGGCTTCTAAGCCCTTGTTAAATGTTTGATTTAAATCTCTAAATTCTTTTTGAAAAAACTCCGCATAAGCTACGGCTTGATAAATAGAGTCCTTAAGCACAGGCACAGAATAGCTTCTATCGCTAAATTCCCCCTTAGCACTAAATCCCCCTTCATTTGCAAAGTCTTTTTGACAACACTCAATACTAGACTCTAACGCCTTTAAAATCGCATTACAATCCCCATTAAAACACGCGTTTAAATCCTTATTAATTCCTAGAATCAATTCCTTCTGCCACGCAAAGAAAAAAGCATTAAATACAATTCCAATCTCATGCACAAACTCTAAAAGAGCACGCAAAAAAGGAGTCAAAAGCACATTATCCTTAACATACTTTAGCAATTCTGTGTGCTTTTGTAAATAAAAATCACACGTGATTTCTAAAAGCATTGCACGAAGTTTTAAGCCTTCTTGCTCGCCTACATTTAGTTTTTGTAGCATATTTAAAAGCGCGCCCTCTTTTAAACCCACAATACGTTCCACGCAGGCAAAACGCGTTTGGATTTCATCAGGCAAATTTTTAAAGACGGGTTCTAAAAGCGCACTTATAGTTTTAGATTCCAACTTTTCATAAAGAGCATTAATGCTTTTATTTTGAGATTCTAAATAACGATAAAGCGTAATAATATCGCCTAAAATTTTTTCATTAATATTTTTATCCATTGCGTTATTTTTGTATGTTTTTATGCGCTTTTATAGCTTCATAGGCGACATTAATCTCTTGTAATTTTTCTGTGTATTTTTCAATAATAGACTCATCTAAGCCTTTATGGTGCAAAATATCAGGGTGATACTCCCTAACAAGCTTTTTGTAAGCACTTTTAATTTGTTCCATAGAATCCTCTTCGCTTACACCTAAAATCCTATAAGATTCTTGTAAGCTCTTTGTTTGTGTATTGTTTGCATAAAATTTTTCAAATGCATCATAAAGCGCATTAAAATCAGCATTTTCAATCTCTAAATACGCGGCTACATCCAAAATTATTTCACGCTCATTTTCTCCAAGCTTGCCATCAGCATACGCAAGTGATAACATATATTCTACAAGCTTTAAGCGGTTTTTATATTGCCCTTTTGTGCGCTCAGCATAACGCGTTGTTAGTTCCTCTACACTCTGCGTTGTTGTTTCAAAAATCTTGTGTAAAATTCCTAAAATCTCGTCT
The Helicobacter winghamensis ATCC BAA-430 DNA segment above includes these coding regions:
- a CDS encoding YigZ family protein, with amino-acid sequence MEDLYYPLEIVESSFEVKGSSFISYVIPKIEVESWNLKMRQKHPKAVHFVTASRFLNDKGQIEESFSDDGEPKGTSGMPTLKVLRGYGLIECGLLTIRYFGGTLLGTGGLVRAYTQGAKDAVLAAKVSGRLALYIPKENAQITIDFALFAQVEYLAKKVGIQIVKKEFLSNGVSLKVEAKAEDLEQFLQKIKELQY
- a CDS encoding CheB methylesterase domain-containing protein; translation: MLKANISEKYHPDKLLKSTPYKGDGKRIIAIGASTGGVDAIAKILNQLPRNLPPIIITQHIPGGFSTSFANRLNINSKLDVFEVNERVLLRDSCAYLAPGGFHMLLDRHGNDYYARAQDGIRISRHCPSVDVMFRSLNNVAGKVALAIILTGMGDDGSIGIKELYDNGAYTIAQDEASCVVFGMPKQAIVKGAVCEIVGLDFIYKKIIAYANGELKRN
- a CDS encoding CheR family methyltransferase — encoded protein: MPPLINQEDINQARELIYKFAGIHMPANKDSTIKNRLDKLSRDLDIQDYTAFFIALRRGQFKQDFINAFTTNKTDFFREGFHFKDMVDRILSQRLQDDEPFKVLCSASSTGEEPYSIAATLLFAKEIYKSNTQVSVQAIDIDTSVLEVARNGNYIVDTRLNPLPTWLELKEYFDITRLNDREISMNAKQNLKKILTFKQHNLYAPNYPFGAKEFDIIFCRNVLIYFKVEDQEQILHKLFSRLKLGGTLYLGHSESILGLAPKVDRLGQNIFVKVAE
- the ciaB gene encoding invasion protein CiaB; this translates as MDKNINEKILGDIITLYRYLESQNKSINALYEKLESKTISALLEPVFKNLPDEIQTRFACVERIVGLKEGALLNMLQKLNVGEQEGLKLRAMLLEITCDFYLQKHTELLKYVKDNVLLTPFLRALLEFVHEIGIVFNAFFFAWQKELILGINKDLNACFNGDCNAILKALESSIECCQKDFANEGGFSAKGEFSDRSYSVPVLKDSIYQAVAYAEFFQKEFRDLNQTFNKGLEALEGLEEVCPPLEQKEAHIAYLKALQNALMQRDTSLLLESWRLVDKAWMQISTPLQIGHPLEYYEDHFRKAVAPEWDLRIARIYNGVDLLEPSANADFKLSKELIWDFYIEYSKQFKHTLFKDSIENCVKQSLSKTQNYGGMPLLFYGAELNGLFSAQVVPNDEKVSAKYGKKIFYFPDRVRELSLAKPFMLLSSKTFPKEFLDFNRELLYFREQDWYRVYEISTIGHEFGHILWVDLDSELQMNAKGQFKNIEEFKATMGGLAYYFTREQKPLLKELVCNMIARAVGLIAWMQEDEVLPYYCEGLIHLQVLFDSKVLSYKGSFENGVALGIDLNKANLKVLEQRYLEVYNQLISVYLNKQDASLFLEYYVKKDSKGNYKPKDSKILSFVEDYYKEYQAIGQVQDTLTPKAWQEAYKKEKG
- a CDS encoding TerB family tellurite resistance protein, with amino-acid sequence MEILLLVTIVILAIAFINFKDYLNHPHKRPQIDSQGDSQDFNQYQNPYKNQPQPQELSREDKIRESEYGLIVGLLAKLAQSDGKVCELELELMENTIIDIGDALMLQSAMYQKDEILGILHKIFETTTQSVEELTTRYAERTKGQYKNRLKLVEYMLSLAYADGKLGENEREIILDVAAYLEIENADFNALYDAFEKFYANNTQTKSLQESYRILGVSEEDSMEQIKSAYKKLVREYHPDILHHKGLDESIIEKYTEKLQEINVAYEAIKAHKNIQK